In Nocardia sp. NBC_01327, the genomic stretch ACTGCATGCCGGAAGAGGGTTTACCACCCATTCCGGCCGATGAGCTGCTCACGACCGCCGAGATCGTCCGCCTCGTGGTGCTCGCCGTGCGTGAGATGGGTATTCACGAGGTCCGCTTCACCGGCGGGGAACCGCTCATGCGCCATGACCTGGAGCAGATCATCGCGGGCTGCCGTGCCGAACTGCCGGAGACGCCCATGGCCATGACCACCAATGGCATCGGCCTCGAGCATCGCGCCCGCAAACTTGTCGCGGCCGGGTTGAACCGCATCAATGTCTCCCTCGACACCGTCGACCGCGAGGGCTTCGCCCGCCTCACCCGGCGGGATCGCCTTCCGTCGGTATTCGCTGGTATCCGCGCCGCCCGGCAAGCGGGTCTGACCCCGATCAAGGTCAATGCCGTGCTCATGCGGGAGAACCTCGCCGGTGCCGCCGACCTGCTGCAGTGGTGTATCCAGGAGGGCTGCGAACTCCGCTTCATCGAGGAGATGCCGCTCGATGCCGATCACGAGTGGGCGCGCGCGAACATGATCACCGCGGCCGAACTGCTCGAGGTGCTGGGCACTCGCTTCACACTGACCGAGGCCGGCCGTGAGGACCCCTCCGCACCCGCCGAACGCTGGCAGGTCGACGGCGGCCCGGCAACCGTCGGCATCATCGCCTCGGTGACCCGCAGCTTCTGCGGCGACTGCGACCGCACCCGCCTCACCGCGGACGGCCGAATTCGCTCCTGCCTGTTCAGTGATCAGGAGTACGACGTGCGCGCGGCCCTGCGCTCCGAAGCGACCGACGGTGATATCGCTACGCTGTGGCGCGGTGCCATGTGGAACAAGTGGGCCGGCCATGGCATTGCCGAGGCCGGTTTCGTCC encodes the following:
- the moaA gene encoding GTP 3',8-cyclase MoaA, which codes for MTVVAMGMPAVRSGRPSMDGRPDTPYLVDRFGRTARDLRVSITEKCSLRCTYCMPEEGLPPIPADELLTTAEIVRLVVLAVREMGIHEVRFTGGEPLMRHDLEQIIAGCRAELPETPMAMTTNGIGLEHRARKLVAAGLNRINVSLDTVDREGFARLTRRDRLPSVFAGIRAARQAGLTPIKVNAVLMRENLAGAADLLQWCIQEGCELRFIEEMPLDADHEWARANMITAAELLEVLGTRFTLTEAGREDPSAPAERWQVDGGPATVGIIASVTRSFCGDCDRTRLTADGRIRSCLFSDQEYDVRAALRSEATDGDIATLWRGAMWNKWAGHGIAEAGFVPPERTMGAIGG